In Polaromonas sp. JS666, one genomic interval encodes:
- a CDS encoding amino acid ABC transporter permease, whose translation MVQFSLWDIFTFLLGAMRWTVLLSLIAFVGGGLGGMALLLLRFTRVRGVETAVAWYVQIFQGTPLLMQLFLVYFGLALMGMDTSALVSAAICLTLYASAYLTEIWRGCVNAIHKGQWEASTSLALSYTQQMRHVILPQAWRVAIAPTVGFLVQIIKGTALASVIGFVELTKAGQMISNATYQPFLAFTFVGLLYFALCYPLSWWSQRLENRP comes from the coding sequence ATGGTTCAGTTTTCACTCTGGGATATTTTTACCTTTCTGCTGGGGGCCATGCGCTGGACCGTGCTGCTCTCGCTCATTGCCTTCGTAGGCGGTGGGCTGGGGGGCATGGCCCTGCTGTTGCTGCGTTTCACGCGGGTGCGGGGCGTGGAAACGGCGGTGGCCTGGTATGTGCAAATTTTCCAGGGCACGCCGCTGCTGATGCAGCTCTTCCTGGTGTACTTTGGCCTGGCCCTGATGGGCATGGACACCTCTGCTCTGGTGTCTGCGGCGATTTGCCTTACTTTGTATGCCAGCGCCTACCTCACCGAGATTTGGCGCGGATGCGTGAACGCCATCCACAAAGGGCAATGGGAAGCCTCAACCAGCCTGGCCCTGAGCTATACGCAGCAGATGCGCCATGTGATCCTGCCGCAGGCATGGCGCGTGGCGATTGCGCCCACGGTGGGCTTTCTGGTCCAGATCATCAAGGGCACGGCCCTGGCCTCTGTTATCGGCTTTGTGGAGTTAACCAAGGCCGGTCAGATGATCTCCAACGCCACCTACCAACCCTTTCTGGCCTTTACTTTTGTGGGCCTTTTGTACTTTGCCCTGTGTTACCCGCTGTCGTGGTGGAGCCAGCGGCTGGAAAACCGCCCATGA
- a CDS encoding amino acid ABC transporter ATP-binding protein: MSNAPTPAFALVDIRGLHKRFGSTEVLKGIDLQIRRKEVVCIIGKSGSGKSTLLRCINGLETFDSGSLTIDGQPLQHSNREAMRELRQQVGMIFQSFNLFPHLSTGRNVMLAPTLVNGLPKEEARSRAQTLLERVGLGRMFDRLPEQLSGGQQQRVAIARALAMAPTVLLCDEITSALDPELVGEVLQVVEMLAEEGMTLIVVTHEMGFARKVSDRVVFMHQGLIHEAGTPDDIFNRPQTPELQQFLSALRD, translated from the coding sequence ATGAGTAACGCACCCACCCCCGCCTTTGCCCTGGTCGACATCCGTGGCCTGCACAAGCGTTTCGGATCCACCGAAGTGCTCAAGGGCATCGATCTGCAGATCCGACGCAAGGAAGTGGTTTGCATCATCGGCAAGAGTGGCTCCGGCAAAAGCACGCTGCTGCGCTGCATCAATGGGCTGGAGACCTTTGACAGCGGCAGCCTGACCATTGACGGACAGCCCCTGCAGCACAGCAACCGGGAAGCCATGCGGGAGTTGCGTCAGCAGGTGGGCATGATTTTTCAGAGCTTCAATCTCTTTCCCCACCTCAGTACGGGGCGCAATGTGATGTTGGCTCCAACCTTGGTCAACGGCCTGCCCAAAGAAGAAGCGCGCTCGCGCGCCCAGACTTTGCTGGAACGCGTGGGTTTGGGCCGTATGTTTGACCGCTTGCCCGAGCAACTCTCGGGTGGGCAGCAGCAGCGCGTAGCTATCGCCCGGGCGCTTGCCATGGCACCGACGGTGCTGCTGTGCGATGAAATTACTTCTGCATTGGATCCGGAACTGGTGGGCGAAGTGCTGCAGGTGGTGGAAATGCTGGCCGAGGAGGGTATGACGCTGATCGTTGTCACCCATGAAATGGGTTTTGCCCGCAAGGTGAGCGACCGTGTGGTGTTCATGCACCAGGGGCTTATCCACGAAGCGGGCACGCCAGACGACATCTTCAACCGCCCCCAAACGCCCGAGCTACAGCAGTTTCTGTCGGCATTGCGCGACTGA
- the dcd gene encoding dCTP deaminase — protein sequence MSIKSDKWIRRMAESTGMIEPFEPGQIREADGKKIISYGTSSYGYDIRCAPEFKVFTNIHSTVVDPKNFDEKSFVDFHGDSCIIPPNSFALARTLEYFRIPRNVLTICLGKSTYARCGIIVNVTPFEPEWEGYVTLEFSNTTPLPAKIYAGEGCAQVLFFESDEVCETSYKDRGGKYQGQQGVTLPKA from the coding sequence ATGAGCATCAAAAGCGACAAATGGATACGCCGCATGGCAGAAAGCACCGGCATGATCGAGCCTTTCGAGCCCGGCCAGATCCGCGAGGCCGATGGCAAGAAGATCATCAGCTACGGCACCTCAAGCTACGGCTACGATATCCGTTGCGCGCCCGAATTCAAGGTGTTCACCAACATCCACAGCACGGTGGTGGACCCGAAAAATTTCGATGAAAAAAGCTTTGTCGATTTCCACGGCGACAGCTGCATCATCCCGCCCAACAGCTTCGCGCTGGCCCGCACGCTGGAGTATTTCCGCATCCCGCGCAACGTGCTGACCATCTGCCTGGGCAAAAGCACCTACGCCCGCTGCGGCATCATCGTCAACGTCACGCCGTTTGAGCCCGAGTGGGAAGGCTACGTGACGCTGGAATTCTCCAATACCACCCCGCTGCCCGCCAAGATTTACGCGGGCGAAGGCTGCGCGCAGGTCCTGTTCTTCGAGAGCGACGAAGTGTGCGAGACCAGCTACAAGGACCGCGGCGGCAAGTACCAGGGGCAGCAGGGGGTGACGCTGCCCAAGGCGTGA
- a CDS encoding FAD-binding oxidoreductase — MTKLQATRIEALKGNFKGQVILPDDDLYESARKVWNATIDKHPALIARCATTSDVVGAVNFAKDNGLVLAVRGGGHNIAGSALCDDGIIIDLSQMKAAHVDAGSLRGTIEGGATLADFDAATQAHGLALPLGINSTTGVAGLTLGGGFGWLSRKYGMTIDNLESAEVVTAAGEVVRASATEHPDLFWALRGGSGNFGVVTRFEFRLHPVGPNVLSGLIVYPLSEAKAVLQQYREFMAKAPDELSVWVVLRQAPPLPFLSEKVHGKEIIALALLYAGDPKQGESLIEPLRKFGTPLGEHVGVQPYTAWQQAFDPLLTPGARNYWKSHNFSVLDDGLFEAVIEYIKKLPSPQCEIFFGAIGGATMRPAPDSSAYAHRDARFVMNVHGRWTDPADDERCIGWARDYFKASAPFASGGVYVNFLTADEGDRVKAAYGQNYDRLAQIKRKYDPTNLFSTNQNIKPA, encoded by the coding sequence ATGACCAAATTGCAAGCCACCAGGATCGAGGCGCTAAAAGGAAATTTCAAGGGGCAAGTGATTCTCCCCGACGACGATCTTTACGAAAGCGCCCGCAAAGTCTGGAACGCGACGATCGACAAGCATCCAGCGCTGATTGCGCGCTGCGCCACCACGTCGGACGTCGTTGGCGCGGTGAACTTCGCGAAGGATAACGGCCTCGTGCTCGCCGTTCGTGGCGGCGGGCACAACATAGCGGGCAGTGCGTTGTGCGACGACGGTATCATCATTGACCTCTCGCAGATGAAGGCCGCGCACGTTGATGCCGGTTCGCTCCGGGGAACTATCGAGGGCGGCGCCACGCTCGCGGACTTCGATGCCGCTACCCAGGCTCACGGCCTGGCCCTACCGCTCGGCATCAACTCCACCACCGGTGTCGCGGGTCTGACGCTCGGCGGCGGCTTCGGCTGGCTCAGTCGCAAATACGGCATGACCATTGACAACCTTGAGTCTGCCGAGGTGGTCACCGCAGCCGGCGAGGTGGTGCGCGCCAGCGCGACCGAACACCCCGACCTCTTCTGGGCGCTGCGGGGCGGTAGCGGCAATTTCGGCGTTGTTACCCGCTTTGAGTTTCGACTCCACCCTGTCGGACCGAACGTTCTGAGCGGCCTGATTGTTTACCCGCTTTCCGAGGCGAAGGCGGTGCTGCAGCAGTACCGCGAATTCATGGCGAAGGCGCCGGACGAACTCTCGGTATGGGTCGTCCTGCGCCAGGCGCCGCCTCTGCCCTTCCTCTCCGAAAAGGTCCACGGCAAGGAGATCATTGCGCTGGCGTTGCTCTACGCGGGTGACCCCAAGCAAGGTGAGTCGCTTATCGAGCCGCTGCGCAAGTTCGGCACTCCCCTGGGCGAGCACGTCGGCGTGCAACCGTACACCGCCTGGCAACAGGCTTTCGACCCGCTGCTCACCCCCGGCGCACGCAATTACTGGAAGTCGCACAATTTCTCGGTGCTCGACGACGGGCTGTTCGAAGCCGTCATTGAGTACATCAAGAAGCTGCCGTCGCCCCAGTGCGAGATTTTCTTTGGCGCCATCGGCGGCGCGACGATGCGGCCAGCGCCTGATTCGTCCGCGTACGCCCACCGTGACGCCCGGTTTGTGATGAACGTCCACGGCCGTTGGACCGATCCGGCCGACGATGAGCGCTGCATAGGCTGGGCACGCGACTATTTCAAGGCATCTGCACCCTTCGCCAGCGGCGGCGTTTACGTCAATTTCCTTACTGCTGACGAGGGTGATCGCGTGAAAGCTGCCTATGGCCAGAACTACGATCGCCTTGCCCAGATCAAGCGCAAGTATGACCCTACGAACCTCTTCAGCACGAACCAGAATATTAAGCCCGCCTGA
- a CDS encoding GYD domain-containing protein — translation MPAYITLINFTDQGARTIKGSPDRFEAFKTAAESKGVTVKSVHWTLGAYDLVLVTEGPEDALMTLSLQTASLGNVRTQTLRGFTVTEMRKLLAGLP, via the coding sequence ATGCCTGCCTACATCACGTTGATCAATTTCACTGACCAGGGTGCCCGCACGATCAAGGGTTCACCAGACCGCTTCGAGGCTTTCAAGACTGCGGCCGAAAGCAAAGGCGTCACGGTGAAAAGTGTTCACTGGACACTGGGCGCTTACGACCTGGTACTGGTTACCGAAGGCCCTGAAGACGCTCTCATGACCTTGAGCCTGCAAACCGCCAGCCTGGGGAATGTCCGCACGCAGACGCTGCGCGGATTCACGGTTACCGAAATGCGCAAGCTGCTCGCCGGCTTGCCATGA
- a CDS encoding spermidine synthase: MPLFATTVFLSAFLLFQIQPIVGKMILPWFGGSSSVWSTCIVFFQAELLLGYAYVHWLHEKLPGRRQALVHGGLLLLSLVTLPVVADPVWKGTAMAHPGLSVLAVLATAVGAPYLLLSTTGPLMQAWYARSHSASLTTARPYRLYALSNLASMLGLLSYPVLIEPLLPVGAQLMSWSAAYAVFVVTCVATAVLAWHRMAPPAVAHPAELAAAPPPGWRECLLWIGLSATPSILLLAMTRHLTQDVAPVPFLWVLPLSIYLLSFILCFDAPRYYVRPVFLAALPLALVAMDSVLDSGMDVPLLIGLLCACLFIFCMVCHGELVRRKPPVRHLTLFYLMLSVGGALGGLLVGLVAPAIFTAYFELPLGLFLCAALVVTVLWRELRPVWRGLLLVTLLGYGWRLGDISQEYVQGYRRVVRNFYSQLRVQDSTDAALGPQRTMLHGRINHGEQYTALAHRRQPTAYYCEKSGIGRAIRSLPQAQPLKLGVVGLGAGTLSVYGRAGDEMRIYEINEQVLDLARSEFSYLADTPARIVPVLGDGRLMLEREAPQQFDLLAMDAFSGDSIPTHLLTLEAIQTYLGHLKPEGLLAIHITNHYLDLRPVMAAAAQHFGRTALLYKLQPEDNDAYCSHSIWVLFMRPESESSLPASLQGGERLVPRPGFKPWTDSFSNLLGILK; encoded by the coding sequence GGCGGATCGTCATCGGTCTGGAGCACCTGCATCGTCTTTTTCCAGGCCGAGCTGCTGCTGGGTTACGCCTATGTGCACTGGCTGCACGAGAAGCTGCCCGGGCGACGGCAGGCGCTGGTGCATGGCGGTTTGCTGCTGCTCAGCCTGGTGACGCTGCCGGTGGTGGCCGATCCAGTCTGGAAAGGCACGGCAATGGCCCATCCGGGCCTGAGCGTGCTGGCCGTGCTGGCCACGGCCGTGGGCGCACCGTACCTGCTGCTGTCGACCACCGGGCCGCTGATGCAGGCCTGGTATGCGCGCTCGCATTCAGCGTCGCTCACTACGGCAAGGCCCTACCGGCTGTATGCGCTGTCGAACCTGGCCTCGATGCTGGGCCTGCTGTCCTACCCGGTGCTGATCGAACCGCTGTTGCCTGTCGGGGCACAACTCATGTCCTGGTCGGCCGCCTATGCCGTGTTTGTCGTGACCTGCGTGGCCACCGCGGTGCTTGCATGGCACCGCATGGCGCCGCCCGCCGTCGCCCACCCGGCCGAGTTGGCAGCAGCGCCGCCACCAGGCTGGCGGGAATGCCTGCTGTGGATCGGCCTGTCGGCCACACCCTCGATTTTGCTGCTGGCCATGACGCGCCACCTGACGCAGGATGTGGCGCCGGTGCCCTTCCTGTGGGTGCTGCCGCTGAGCATCTATTTGCTGAGCTTCATCCTGTGCTTCGATGCACCGCGCTACTACGTCCGGCCGGTGTTTCTGGCCGCGCTGCCGCTGGCCCTGGTGGCGATGGACAGTGTGCTCGACAGCGGCATGGATGTTCCGCTCCTGATTGGGCTGCTCTGCGCCTGCCTGTTCATCTTCTGCATGGTCTGCCATGGTGAGCTGGTCAGGCGCAAGCCCCCGGTGCGGCACCTGACACTGTTTTACCTGATGCTTTCGGTGGGTGGGGCGCTGGGTGGCTTGCTGGTCGGTCTGGTGGCGCCCGCGATTTTCACCGCCTACTTCGAGTTGCCGCTGGGCCTGTTCCTGTGTGCAGCCCTGGTGGTGACGGTGCTCTGGCGCGAGCTGCGTCCCGTCTGGCGCGGACTGCTGCTGGTGACACTGCTGGGCTATGGCTGGCGGCTCGGCGATATTTCGCAGGAGTACGTTCAGGGCTACCGGCGGGTGGTGCGCAACTTCTACAGCCAACTGCGCGTGCAGGACAGCACCGATGCCGCGCTCGGGCCGCAGCGCACCATGCTGCATGGCCGCATCAACCACGGAGAGCAATACACCGCGCTGGCGCACCGGCGCCAGCCGACGGCCTACTACTGCGAGAAATCCGGCATCGGCCGTGCCATACGCAGCCTGCCGCAGGCGCAGCCGCTCAAACTCGGCGTGGTGGGGCTCGGGGCAGGCACGCTGTCGGTTTATGGCCGCGCGGGCGACGAGATGCGGATCTACGAAATCAACGAGCAGGTGCTGGACCTTGCGCGCAGCGAGTTCAGCTACCTGGCCGACACGCCCGCGCGCATCGTGCCGGTGCTGGGCGACGGGCGGCTGATGCTGGAGCGCGAGGCACCCCAGCAGTTCGACCTGCTGGCCATGGATGCCTTTTCCGGCGACTCGATCCCGACGCACCTGCTGACGCTTGAAGCGATACAGACCTACCTCGGCCATTTGAAGCCCGAGGGTCTGCTGGCCATCCATATCACCAACCATTACCTGGACCTGCGGCCGGTGATGGCTGCCGCGGCGCAGCACTTCGGCAGAACCGCGCTGCTCTACAAGCTGCAGCCGGAGGATAACGATGCCTATTGCAGCCACTCGATCTGGGTGCTGTTCATGCGCCCGGAGAGTGAGTCCAGCCTGCCGGCCAGTCTGCAGGGTGGCGAACGCCTGGTGCCCCGTCCCGGTTTCAAACCCTGGACCGACAGCTTTTCAAACCTGCTCGGGATTCTGAAATAA